A segment of the Salvelinus namaycush isolate Seneca chromosome 3, SaNama_1.0, whole genome shotgun sequence genome:
atcttcaataatgttccaaccggagaattcctttgtcttcagaaatgcaatggaacgcaagctacctctcatgtgaatgcgcgtgaccagctcgtggcactctgccagacctctgactcaatcccctctcattcccccctcctttatagtagaagcatcaagcaaggttctaaagactgttgacatctagtggaagccttaggatgtgcaacatgaccccatttccactgtatcttggataggcaaagagttgaaacactacaaacctcagatttcccacttcctggttagatttcttctcaggtttttgcctgccatatgagttctgttatactcccagacatcattcaaacagttttagaaacttcagagtgttttctacccaaatctagatgcatattctagcttttaggacagagtagcaggcagtttactctgggcacctttttatccaagctactcaatactgcccccctgtcccaaagaagttaacagaggggtagtgtgctaatatagcactgtgccatgccaggggatggtctgggtGGAAGATGcagttgctgatgttcccatttttataatagtcagcaaaaGGTGTCTCTTGAGTTTCCATAAGTAGCTTCATGTTGTGCTATTTTCCtgtcttatcattctttacatacacagggtactgtattttaattacctctgaacagcgggaggcagcttctaaggcctctccatttggttggagtAGACTGTGTGACTCCCCTGCCATCGTTGGGCtaaagggctttgacacctctcacttgacacgtcagtgcaaaaaaaaaaaatttttttaccacctttttctccccaatttcgtggtatccaattgttagtagttactatcttgtctctctccttcgggagagacgaaggtcgaaagccaagcgtcctctgaaacacaacccaacctagccgcactgcttcttaacacagcgcgcatccaaccttgaagccagccgcaccaatgtgtcagaggaaacaccgtacacctggcgaccttggttagcgtgcactgcgcccggcccgccacaggagtcgctggtgcgcgatgagacaaggatatccctaccggccaaaccctccctaacccggatgacgctaggccaattgtgcgtcgccccacggacctcccggtcacggccggctgcgacagagcctgggcccgaacccagagtctctggtggcacatctagcgctgcgatgcagtgccctagaccactgcgccacccgggaggccacgtcagtgctaattgaagttgtatcaagcttggtagccttaacttagcattcagtccttataaagtaatgtaatgtatttttcttcttggcttttggaaataaaatatagcttcagactaaacattactcactcagttccaggttggatggtgttttcgggtttctgttgttttcaagagcatttgctgtatagctttggaataataatctttggtagttgtaagccttccaggtgattccgtaattaggtattgagttttgatttggagtgaaggttagctgtagagggtagcatcctgtatatgttcctgacaaaaaaaatgtttatctaactctaaatctatctttttttaaagaacattctgaaaaatgcaggagctcatctgctcatgacctctcctctctgtctctgtctctgtctcactctctctgtctctctctctctctttttctctctgtctgtctgtaggtaacTCTAAACAGGGTCTTCGGTGTAAAACCTGTAAGATGGGTGCTCACCTGTGGTGCACCTCAGAGTTGTCCCAGCAGCCCTGCAATGGAAAGGTATGTCCCCTGCCCTGGTCTACAGATctgtacatatacatatacatatacacacacacacacacaaacgcacgcgcacacgcacacactgcagTACTGGCCCCAAGGCTGAATCAGTGCTTCTCAAGGTTCTGTCAATGTATGCAGTGAAAAACTGCTAACAGTATGGGCACACATATGGAATGGGCAGTGAGTATGCAGCAGTGTttgtaggtgtgtgtgcgtgcgtatgcattcatgtacagctgtgtgtgcaTAGATACTGCTGATGCTGTTGAAACCAGCCCGTTAATCAGTGGTCAGAGTGGGCCCTCTGGTAGAAGGCAGAAGCTCCCCTGTCTGAGTTCTCCCTGTCTAAATATTCCCTATCTGTTTCAAACCACACATGATCTCTCTGGATCCCTTCAAGGACACCAGATAGATGCCATTGGTATGCAGGGGAAGTCAGGTCCCTGAACAACGtcgtttgaaattcactgaggaacTCAGGAGCTGTTGGATGTAGAAGAGAAATACTGTACTGAGaagttgagagggagggagggagggagggagggagggagggagggagggagggagggagggagggagggagggagggagggagggagggagggagggagggagggaggattatCTACAATGAGCCAGAATATCTTTGGAAGGAACAAAGGAACACCACTCATCCCTGTTACTCTGCCCCTGTATTATAACAGTGCTGATAGCTCATCTCAATGTCAGCACACAGGGAAATCAATATCTTCATTGAAACAGTCCCCGTGCCTAATTCAGTGTGAAATTGTTTGTGTGTTCTGTGTGCAGTTGTGAACGTGTAAGTAGGCTGCGTGCTTGTGTGAGTGTTTCAATGTGTGAGTGTTGAGACTCCGGCAGCAGGTTTAATTGATTTACAATTAAGCCAGAGAAAACACAGTGATGTTAGCAATCTTACTTCTCGCAGGATACTCATGTATTGACTTTTGGCAACTGTTGGTCAGACTGTTGCTGCTAAGTCCGCCCtatctcgtcctctctctctacttcaaTTACTGTAATGTAATTCTATAAATTAGCTGAATAAAACCCAGAACTACAGGCTATAAAAATGAATGAATGTAAACAGAAAATCCATATTATTCTCCctcctctgtgtgtgttagtctggGGTCGGGGCCTTCAAGCGGAACTTCAGCTCTCCCATGCTGGTCAACGAACAGCTGGCTGTCGTCAAAGAGGTGCAGCCCACCCAGGGTGAGCATGCCCAGtaaagaaagtgtgtgtgtgtgtgtgtttgtgtatctgcGTGTATCTGCATCCATGTGTGGGGTGCCGTGCATGAAGACATGTGTGTATTCTGCACGTGTCTATCTGCATGTGTGTGTCGTATCCTAGCCTTGCGAGGAAGTGGACGTGATTCATGTCCTTCACCCTATAGAATAGATCCTTATGAATAAGGGTCAGCTCTCATTCCACCTGCTGTTCTTTCCTTCTTCCCTGTTTCCTTCCATCCATCAGTGTTCCGTTAACctgccccctccctcccaccgccATAACCCCAGGTCTGTCACTTTGACGTCTGGGCTTGTGTTCCAAAATGGGACCCTATCCCCTTGGCCctgtcaaaagtagggcactataaagggaatagggtgctgtttgggactCACCTTGGGTCTGAGCCAGGGCAGGCTGGGATTATCGCCTGTTATTACACACATCAGGTAATACAGAACAGCCCATCTCGCTGCCATTACAGTGACTGTTGAACAGGGAAATGACTGGTTTAAATTGATGGAGCTCTACCTGGAATAGAGAACCAGTCCCAAACTGATTCTCACTCTGACTGAAACTCTGAGAAAACATCAACTCAATACAGCCTTTACCACTAATGCTTGACTTTCATCTCACACAACACTGAAACAACAATGTACTTCCTTGAAAATACAATGTGCAAACTTGTAAAGAGCCTTGGACTTTACTGGTGCCCTCTGCCAGATCTTCAGTAGGTCACCGTCTGTCTGGGACTGTGTCATTACGGCTATATTTAGAGCTTAAAGTCAGTTATGATGGCAGTTATACATATGATCCCAATCTGTGATGCTGCTTGTCTGTGCGTGTGTTCCTGTAAAGGTTTcaatatctgtgtgtgttttcagggGCAGGCCGGGGGCGTGGGGTGGACCCTATTTACGCAGCCCTGCGCTATGGGACATCCCTGGCACAGATGAGCCGCTCCAGTTTTGGGAGTGTGTCCGAGTCGCCCACGCACAGCCAGGTATGACGTCACCACCTGTACCATGGGGACACGCAGCCTGTTAATTAGTGACTCTATAGAGGGGGCCTTCACCTTCATGTGACCCTGTATTCAATCTTCACATGCTCCATCACCTTCATGTGACCCTGTATTCAATCTTCACATGCTCCATCACCTTCATGTGACCCTGTATTCAATCTTCACATCCTCCATCACCTGCATGTGACCCTGTATTCAATCTTCATCACCTTCATGTGACCCTGTATTCAATCTTCATCACCTTCATGTGACCCTGTATTCAATCTTCACATGCTCCATCACCTTCATGTGACCCTGTATTCAATCTTCACATGCTCCATCACCTTCATGTGACCCTGTATTCAATCTTCATCACCTTCATGTGACCCTGTATTCAATCTTCACATGCTCCATCACCTTCATGTGACCCTGTATTCAATCTTCACATGCTCCATCACCTGCATGTGACCCTGTATTCAATCTTCACATGCTCCATCACCTTCATGTGACCCTGTATTCAATCTTCACATGCTCCATCACCTGCATGTGACCCTGTATTCAATCTTCACATGCTCCATCACCTTCATGTGACCCTGTATTCAATCTTCACATGCTCCATCACCTTCATGTGACCCTGTATTCAATCTTCACATGCATGTGACCCTGTATTCAATCTTCACATGCTCCATCACCTTCATGTGACCCTGTATTCAATCTTCACATGCTCCATCACCTGCATGTGAGCCTGTTTCTCTTGTCCTGTTGTGTTTCTAGCAGTCCCAGCAATTCTCCCTCACTTAAACTGGcattcttagctacagtatatctctatgACAGAGCCTGAGAATCTggtctcagtcaacttacctggtaaaataagggtttgACGTAGAAAACTACAGAAACACATTGAGTGTCTCGATGTGTCCCGAGTTTGTCCTCTCTCACTCGGTTCCATCTTTTCCTCTGATTTTTTTGGTCTTAAATCCCTCTTTTTCCATTTTGTTCTCTGTTTCTCAgggtgaaggaggagaggagggggagcagAGGCAGTACAGCATAGAAGAGGAGATGCCACAGGAGACAGGGGGTAAGaacacgagtgtgtgtgtgtgtgtctgttcgcGTGTGTGTGCCCtcgtgtatttatgtgtgtgtgtgtcttgagtATGTACATCCTTGCTTGCTGTCTGACCTGATCGTTCAGGCTGAGTGACCCATCTCCTTGTCTGTCAGATCTGCCTCCGTGTGAAAACGAGAAGGCTGAACCTGAGGGTGGGGGCAGCGAGCAGCTCCAGGAGCCTGTAGAGGAAACCAGTgtgaaggtacacacacacacagtccttctCCTGCTAGATGACCTTATGTTCAGAGACACTATATTTAACGAAAACGTTTTCCGTCTGTATTCCTTCCCCCTGTCTGTGTCCATCCAGGTTCCCAAGCGTATTGAGGTTCACTCGATCCACACGTATGTAGCGCTCTACAAGTTCCTGCCTCAGGAGCACAACGACCTCGGACTGGAGTGAGTGATTGAATGGGGCCTGTTTGTGTGGGTTTGTGGTGTGCCTATATGTGTGTCCGTCCCAGTGCTTTACGGCACCTGTCATTTCTTCAAGATTAAAACATCCTTGCCATCTGTAGAAGGGACAACGTGAAGGAACCATTAAGGAGGTGCAGCCTGCTAATTATAAAACACAACGACAATTACcgcccacacatacacactgtccGCTTTGGGGCGGGGGGGTGGGGGCTGAATGATAAAGACACTGAAAATGAATTAGAGATGAAAGGATGAGGAGGAATATGGAGGGACTAGATGGAGAGAACAGCTTGAAACAGAcatgagcacagagagagaggaaaaggcagGGGGGTGGGGGAAGGGAGAGACAAAAGAGATGCAAAGAATAACATCAGAACAGGGAGAGTGTAGAAGggagtgagaggaagaggaggaggaaggaaggaaagggaTGAGGGAGGAAAGATAGAAGAGTATAAAGGTCAGGATGTGTGTtagggagagaagagagctgTGGGTGCAGGTAATAAAGAGGTACATCGCCATGGGGATGGTTCACAGCCATCTGGTGTCTCACggatgtgtgtgcgcgcgtgtgtgtgtgtgcgtgcgtgcgtgcgtgcgtgcgtgcgtgcgtgcgtgtgtgtgtgtgtgtgagagagtgtgtgtgtgtgtgtgtgtgagagtgtgagagtgtgtgtgtgtgtgacaggccaGGACGATCAAATAGGGCAGCAGGGAGAGCAGATCAGACACCCAAGGGACTTCATAGAGAGAATTTGTGTAATGGGGACAGTACAGTAGCTTTGTGTATATAGGACAGTATAGTAGCTCTGTGTATGTAGGACAGCCCAGTAACTCTGTGTATACAGGCCAGTACAGTAGCTCTGTGTATACAGGCCAGTAGAGTAGCTCTGTGtatacaggacagtacagtacactagctCTGTAtatacaggacagtacagtacactagctCTGTAtatacaggacagtacagtacactagctCTGTAtatacaggacagtacagtagctctgtgtatacaggacagtacagtagctctgtgtatacagtacagtacactagctCTGTGTATACAGGACAGTACACTAGCTCTGTAtatacaggacagtacagtacactagctCTGTAtatacaggacagtacagtagctctgtgtatacaggacagtacagtagctctgtgtatacagtacagtacactagctCTGTGTATACAGGACAGCACAGTACACTAGCTCTGTGTAGACAGGACAGTACACTAGCTCTGTAtatacaggacagtacagtagctctgtgtatacagaacagtacagtagctctgtatatacaggacagtacagtagcTCTGTGTATACAGGACAGTACACTAGCTCTGTGtatacaggacagtacagtacactaacTCTGTGtatacaggacagtacagtagctctgtgtatacagtacagtacacaagcTCTGTATATAGGACAGTACACTAGCTCTGTGTATACAGGACAGTACACTAGCTCTGTGtatacaggacagtacagtagcTCTGTATACAGGACAGTACACTAGCTCTGTATATACAGGACAGTACACTAGCTCTGTATACAGGACAGTACACTAGCTCTGTATATACAGGACAGTACACTAGCTCTGtatacaggacagtacagtagcTCTGTATATACAGGACAGTACACTAGCTCTGTATACAGGACAGTACACTAGCTCTGTATACAGGACAGTACACTAGCTCTGTAtatacaggacagtacagtagcTCTGTATACAGGACAGTACACTAGCTCTGTATACAGGACAGTACACTAGCTCTGTATATACAGGACAGTACACTAGCTCTGtatacaggacagtacagtagcTCTGTATATACAGGACAGTACACTAGCTCTGTAtatacaggacagtacagtagctctgtatatacaggacagtacagtagcTCTGTATACAGGACAGTACACTAGCTCTGTATACAGGACAGTACACTAGCTCTGTATATAGGACAGTACACTAGCTctgtgtatacagtacagtacagtagctctgtgtatacaggacaggacagtacactAGCTCTGTATATAGGACAGTACAGTAGCTctgtgtatacagtacagtacacaagcTCTGTATATAGAACAGTACACTAGCTCTGTGtatacaggacagtacagtagcTCTGTATATAGGACAGTGGATACTGGATAGTCTGTGTACATGAGTCTGATTCATGTTTATGTGTTTGTGAGAGGTGTGTGCTTGTGCATAGGGCTGTGATGGTAATTTTTGATGATGgtaattggccagccaaatgaccgTGGTCAACGTAATAACTGTTCAAACAGcctggggaaaaaaatatttacaaattttctcctttcctctgctcctgactgcatgtgctgccatagaaatataattaatagAATGGGCATCCTCATTCAAGTCCATGGTGGTGTAATGGgtggaagtaaaagcaggaagtgtacccatcaatatgcgctgtgatttgttgattcaactcaactgacattacaaaaaatacattccatcGCATAAGCCACATCAGTCaacatcatttgaatgaacattctacattaccatggaaattattgcatcacaataTCAAACAGCCATTGCAAGGGAAGGGAGCGTTGCCTAGGCTACCAAAGGCTCgtttgctacaacaccttgcttgtttcagcaagaAGAAACAAAGTTTCATCCGTTGTTAAGAGTCCGTGTTACCGCAGATATGGACTCAACCGCACGAGTGCTCGGCCGTCCCGTCTTCAGTCAGCCGTTCGCTCCACACAAAAAAGAAATCATCACAATAGTGTTTTGTCTTTAAACGGTTAAGACgattattttattttcatatcgGTCCTCATCCATAACCGTTACGGTTACATGGTTGTTGTGCCAGCTCTATGTCGTACATGCATGTCTGCGTGTGGGGTCTGTGAGTTATTCTCTATGtgtaaattgtgtgtgtgtgtgtgtgggtgtgtgtttgcatACGTAGGTGCGTGCGTCCGGTCCTGGCATGCGTGCGTCTGTGAGTGAGAGAACGAGCAAGACAGAGTTACTGTTTGTCAGACGCCGTGCTTGCCACTGATTGGTGCTATTACGTCAGTTACACATCCAAGGATTGTTGCTATTTTAAACATCATTAATGTGTGTAGGAATCAAAGTCACCTGTTCCTTACCTACATTTTATTCattcagcagatgctcttatccacagcaattagggttaagtgccttgatcaagggcacatcaactgatttttcacctagtcggctcggggaatTGAACCAACGACCTTTGGGTTTATGGACCGACACTCTTAACTGCCAGGATACCAGCCGCCACCACTGAGTCATGGGAGGGGAGTTAATCCCAAGTGAACAGTAGCATGCTGTGTACAAAGATACACCACACAGAGTTTGAAATCATGAACACACTCTCCCTGTATGAGTCTCTTCTCTTTTTTCAATGCTGGCTTTAATGTACTCTCTCCCCCCTGctttttctctcccctctttcttccttcccccccaccctccttcccttatcttcctctctgtctttctttctctctctcaggcctgGTGATCGGGTGCTGGTCACTGATGATTCTAATGAAGAGTGGTGGAAGGTGGGCAATTAATGATCTCCACcactgtaaatgtgtgtgtgtgcgtgtctgtggtgtgtgtgtgcgtgcattagTTAGGCGTGTGAGTATGAACTGTATCACCTGCCATATTGTTGGCCTCTCCTAAACATCCAGACAGTCAGAAATAGAAACATAATTTCCTCCGAAAATCGCTTTAAGAGggaaacataatgaatttaactAGCGTTGCGACCTGAAAGAGCTTTTTATTGAGTCGGTAATGAGCTTCAGTCGCTCTCAATGTTCTGGAGATGGTTGCGTTCAGTCTCTGGCAGAGATGAGCGAGGCTCCGTATTAACTCTTCAGTGCCTGACACTCAGCATAGAGCACTGGTACAGAAACACATAGACAGGTCTCCATTTTATGGGATGGTTTACAAAACACTGAAAATCATACACATCCAGACAAAGTCAATTAGAACATAATTGTGAACACCCAACTCCGTGGATACAGACCTGAATTTATTTGAATGTATGTCATAATTACTCTACGTGTTATCTGTGTGACAGGGAAAGAGTGGAGACAAGGTGGGCTTCTTCCCTGCTAACTTCGTTCAGAGGGTGCGCCCAGGGGAGAGGGTGTGGAAGGTCACCCAGCCTGTCCTTGCCAGCCGAGGGATGGGCCACATGCCAGTGAAGGAGGATCAGGTGAGACACTCATTTTGTCTCGTCTTTCTTCCTTTGCCCTGTAGTTGTGCCAAACAATCTATTTCTTGTCTGTTTCCACTGCCTTTCTATTTGAACCTTCCTAAAcacccttgtctctctctctgtctctctgtctgtctgtctgtctgtctgtctgtctgtctgtctgtctgtctgtctgtctgtctgtctgtctgtctgtctgtctgtctgtctgtctgtctgtctgtctgtctgtctgtgtctctctctctctctctctctctctctctctctctctctctctctctctctctctctctctctctctctctctctctctctctctctctctctctctctctctctctctctctctctctctctctctctctctctctctctctctctctctctctctctctctctccctccctccctccctccctccctccctccctccctccctccctctctgtcagaTCTGTGTGGGGAAGAGTGAGGACAGTGAGGGTTTCCTGAAGCTGAGCAGTGGGAAGAAGAGAGGACTGGTCCCTGCTGAATCCATTGAGGAGATCTAACCTCTGTCTCAACACCAgccccccgtctctctctgtccagcaCCCTGTAACCTCCCCACACACCCCTTTAAGGCCTGAGGAGGACCAGCCAGTCCGGAGGTCCTCCAACACCACCATCGTGAGGCCCACCACCCTACTAAACTGAGTGTGGAGCGGTGACAGTTAAGCTTGTGAATTCCAGGTGATGTGGAGGATGCCCCAGCCTTATGCTGGCTGACCTTGTCTCCTCCACCCCAATGTAGCTGACAGCCCGGACTTGAAAGGGTTGGTTTCCCTTCCACAGTGGGTTGGCCTCGGTGTTTTGGAGGACTATCTAAGCCTCCAATACCTCATGTTTTCCTGCTCTAATGTACCTTTGTGTATTAGTGAACTGGGTTTGTCTGTAGTCCACTCCACAAGGGTAAGAGTTTTAGGACTGAAGGACTGGCTGCTGTGGACTCCAATAACTTCCCTCAGGAAGGAAGGAACTTTGAGACTATTTTCTGTCTGgtgagtctggtctctctgtgtgtgatttGACCGGTTATTTTTCACTGTCCTCTGTGGCTGGATATCATGAGGCTGAAGAATGCAGGATTAAGGCCGTCGCATAATATCCAGTCGAAACGTGGCGCGCCGTTTCGCGCATATATAATGACTAAAATGTGTGCCGTTTCTGTTGGTTTTGGTGTTCGGGAGGTTTTTTCTGTTCGCTCACACAACATTTTGTATTGGGGCAAGTTGAAGTTCGGTAGCCGACGTCTACGCCCTTCCGTCTGTAATTGGTCAACTGTAGTGTTTTCAAATGAAGGTCTTTAAGG
Coding sequences within it:
- the LOC120043997 gene encoding SH3 and cysteine-rich domain-containing protein 2-like; the protein is MRSKSVENFFQRSCSDARLPPDFITDPPPPSPPPGSPLASECSPSLSPSLSPNPSPCSHSPSLSPSPSLSSKAPPPTRPLTQVNHCFQEHVFRKPTHCQLCKHLIVGNSKQGLRCKTCKMGAHLWCTSELSQQPCNGKSGVGAFKRNFSSPMLVNEQLAVVKEVQPTQGAGRGRGVDPIYAALRYGTSLAQMSRSSFGSVSESPTHSQGEGGEEGEQRQYSIEEEMPQETGDLPPCENEKAEPEGGGSEQLQEPVEETSVKVPKRIEVHSIHTYVALYKFLPQEHNDLGLEPGDRVLVTDDSNEEWWKGKSGDKVGFFPANFVQRVRPGERVWKVTQPVLASRGMGHMPVKEDQICVGKSEDSEGFLKLSSGKKRGLVPAESIEEI